The Tachysurus vachellii isolate PV-2020 chromosome 10, HZAU_Pvac_v1, whole genome shotgun sequence genomic sequence tttgatatgtcacatgtcaaagccgtggtaatttttttattttgtttattttgggggcggagctacagGAAGAcggaaaggccagtcggtacaccaatttaaacctttgttcggAGTAACATTATACGTTTATTAGtatgataaatataaaaaacaaatataatcgTTTATTTaagaagttattattattattattattattattattattattattattattattattattattattattgttattattgttattaatgttgttgtaaTCAGAGTGAACTGAATCTGTCAGGTTTGAAATTTCTCATGAATTCAGAGTAAATATGCGTCTAAGATGATCGACGTGGATAATGTGAGAGAAGTTTAATCAAATTTCAGGAAACTCAGGAAGAATTCAGGAAGTGTTCAGTCTGTTAAAAGCAGAAAGGAAACTAAAATATCTCCGTTGTTTAAAACGCTGAAAATATAAACggtatatttattgttaaatagctctattacccataatgcaccacATGCACACATCGTATGGACCAGTGACTGTGTAGATCGGTCTCATGACTCCATGGCCCTTGATTGGCTGTCTGCAGGAGTTTTTTAAGCCCCACCCACTCATCTGGGGTGTATTTTCTCCTGGAAATTTTCAttacacagtggtgtgaaaaagtcttggcccccttcctgatttattgtttgtcacactttaatgtttcagatcaccaaacaaatttaaatattagtcaaagataacacaaataaacacaacatgcagtttttacatgaaggtttttattattaagggaaaacaaaacccaaacccacagtgtggccctgtgtgaaaaagtatttgcccccctgttaaaacataactggtttatcacacctgagtttaatgtctctagccacacccaggcctgattactgccacatcTGTTCACTATcattaaatcacttaaataagacctgactgacaaagtgatgtagaccaaaagatcctcaaaagctacacatcatgttgagatccaaagaaattcaggaacaaatgagagaaAGTAATtaagatctatcagtctggaaaaggttataaagccctttgggactccagcgaaccacagtgagagccctTATACACaaatggaacagtggtgaaccttcccatgAGCCGCCGGCCGACCAAAAGTACCCCAAGGGCAGccacgactcatccaagatgtcgcaaaagaccccacaacaaccaTAAGacagagactgggcaaaaatggctcTGCATGTCAGTGTTACAAGACAAAAGAACATAAAGCTCGTCTCAGATTtaccagaaaacatcttgatgatccacAAGAcatttgggaaaatactctgtggactgatgagacaaaagctGAACATtatggaaggtgtgtgtccttttacatctggtgtaaagaAACACTGCATGTCAGAaacagaacatcataccaacagtaaaacatggtggtggtagtgtgatggtctggggctgttttactgcttcaggacctggaagacttgctgtgataaagaccatgaattctgctgtgtACCAAAAgatcctgaaggacaaagtgtGACCTTCTGTTCGTGACctgaagctgaagtgaacttgggttctaCAGCAGGGCAACGATCCAAAatacaccagcaagtccacctctgaatggctggagaaaaagtcctgacctgaatcctaatgagatgctgtggcatgacgcCGTGATGTCGTGCCACGTCGTGAGAACCCGCTAAAGTACTTTTGTAAAGAGTAAATGGAGAAACCTGTTTGTGTTCAGCTACAGAAGCTACTGACATGACGATAAACATAACAATGAATTAGCATCAGCTAGCAAATAGTAGCTCAGTGAGTCATCAGTCACAGCTCTGAAAATCATTTCCTGAAAaccattaaatcattaaaacctGCATgactaataatagtaatatctCCTGATGTACGTCTGTGATACCAAGGTGGAACAGGGGCGTGGCCAAGACCAATATGGGCGTGGTCAAATGACACGTTGGCAGAGTGATGTAGCTTATCGAAGATGCTGACTTTCAGTTCAACCCACCAAGAGTGATAAtggtttttctctctctctctctcacacacacacacacacacacacacacacagcacaaatagTCACTGTTCTAccacagtgcattatgggattgCCGGGGCTCCTATATTCTGCTTTCTAATGTAGATGCTAAATAGTGCACTTTGTAAATAGTCCAATAAAAATAAGAGCGATGAGAGTTCAGAcctcagatcacacacacacacacacacacacacacacacacacacacagagagagagagtatgttgattattaaataattcaacACTAGGGTGTGTTTCCTGTTCTATTTGTCTGgctctttgtatgtgtgtttaagttaatgtgtgtgtgtgtgtgtgtgtgtgtgtgtgtgtgtgtgtgtgtgtgtgtaaatgtgtgctgGCTAAATCGAAAGTACAGCAGGTTTGTAAGGCTGTCAGGTTTGTTTCAGAATTTCAGGTGAACAAAAGAATATGACTGACGCAGTTTTTCTTTCAGTCTATGTaacgaagtgtgtgtgtgtgtgtgataatggaATAAAGTTCAGGTATGAGGTTTGAAGTTCAGGTATGAGGTTTGAGGTAAAGGCCCTTATTGTTCACAGTATTTGAAATGGAACCACAAAACCACTCTGTATATCTGTAAACATACACTGACCTCCGCGTTGTGATCTTatctttatttctgtgtgtgtgcttgcgtgtgcgtgcgtgtgcgtgcgtgtgcgtgcgtgtgtgtgcgtgtgcgtgcgtgtgtgtgcgtgtgcgtgcgtgcgtgtgtgtgcgtgcgtgtgtgtgtgcgcgtgtgcgcgtgtgtgtgtgcgtgtgtgtgtgtgtgtgtgcgtgtgtgtgtgtgctctcacaTTGCTTCATAAAACTGATTTCATGACTAAAGGTCTGTTAGCACAGCTGACGTGGCAAATGataatctctctgtctcgctctcacgctgtctcactctctgtctctcacactctgtctcgctctcactctgtctcgctctcactctgtctcgctctcactctgtctcgctctcactctgtctcgctctcactctgtctcgctctcattttgtctccctctctgtctcgctctcactgtgtctcgctctcattttgtctccctctctgtcttgctctcactctgtctcgctctcattttgtctccctctctgtcttgctctcactctgtctcgctctcattTTGTCtcctctgtctcgctctgtctcgctctcgttttgtctctcactctgtcttgctctcactctgtcttgctctcactctgtcttgctctcactctgtctcaccctctgtctcactctcttcatACTAATCTGagtttatttgatatttattaaaacaaattaaaaatgaaaacatgcctggcaataaagctgattctgattctgatcgtCCAATCAGCTTCACTCGAGCTGTTTATCGATACGACTAAACGACTAAACAGGTTAAGAGCTGAATGAACGcagattattattgttattgactCCTTTTTGTTCTCTTATTACTCACTTGTTAGTGTGATATCAGCATTTAGGACACACCCAGAATTAGAGACCACTTGTGGTTTGGTTCATCCGTGTTGGATAAACAAGTTAAACAGGTGTCAtctattactgtgtgtgtgtgtgtgtgtgtgtgtgtgtgcgtgtgtgcgtgtgtgcgtgtgtgcgtgtgtgcatgtgtgcatgtgtgcatgtgtgcatgtgtgtgcatgtgtgtgcgtgcgtgtgtgcgtgtgtgtgtgagtgtgagtgtgtgtgtgtgtgtgtgtgtgtgagtgtgagtgtgagtgtgtgtgtgtgagtgtgagtgtgagtgtgtgagtgtgtgtgtgtgtgtgtgtgagtgtgtgtgtgtgagtgtgtgtgagtgtgtgtgtgtgtgagtgtgtgtgtgtgagtgtgtgtgagagagagagagagattaaagtaCTCACAAGTTGCTTTGTTGACTGGCCTTGATGCTCTCACCACACAGCTGTtatctcacacaaacatacgcgcacacacacacacacacacacacacacacaaacacacacacacacacacacacaaactatcaTGTTTCAGGTCCAAAAGTCATAAATGTTTACCAAACACCGATATTAACCTCCTCATCATCACAATTCTgacaatttaataataaaataattgtatcacgttatttttttttaattattaaatgttttaattactaTTAGTTTGTATCttcgattttttttaatggctaaatctctaaaaaaaaaaaactcagtatttaatgtttattattgttataatattattatttattaagattgAAACGGTCAGGGAGATGAACTTATTCATAACTTATTCATATTTAGCGTTATATTTGACGACAAGTTTGACTTTAAACacgttatttttattcttaataaattaacttttttgTAAACACATTTATGAGATAAAGATGAGAAACAGTTTGgtgtttatgtaaaatataaagctaTTAGTTACAACCTtcatttacaaaacacaaattgttatacaacattatttaatattaaatcaaaTGATATCTgaattttttctctctgtattaaAATGGTTTTATTGATCACATTCAGATgattaaagaagaaataattcttttttatttttcctttctgttgtttttcttattaaaacgtttattgtgatattttgttctcgtaattatttattataatcgtAAAGCAGACTTTTACTTTAACTGttaatagtttttaaatataaagtctTAATAATTCCTTCAGTAATAATATCAATGTCAGTTTggattaattaagtaattaattattttttttattttagaggaATCTCTAAGCTCTGAAGATTTTTGGACTGTTAAAGttttatatgtaaatgaggAGGAGGGGTGAAAAGTGACCAACCACAGGAGCACATTGCAGATGTCCCACGATGTCTCTGCGACGTCATGATTCTTAGATTGTTTAGCTTGTACTGTGATGTCTCACTGACTCCGCCCCTTCTCTGACTCGCCCATTATGGAGGTGGGGAGCTGGTCGGCAGCAGAGGTTACTGATTGGCTGGCTGAGGAGGGAATGCTGGAATATTCCGAGGCTCTCAGGGACGTAGACGGCGAGGCTCTTTTGCGACTTTCCGAGGCGGATTTTCAAAACCCACCGCTGTGTCTGGTTGCTGGAGACAACGGGAGGCGTCTTCAGGAGCGCCTGGAGATGCTGCATATCGCCCAACACATAGGTAACCATGGAGACAATCGTCATGTCAAAGGGCACATCGGAAATGGGGAGATTCTCAATGGGGCGGTGAGGAACGGATTCCGATCAGACGCGGTTCAGATCCATATTCCTCGTCCATCAGAAAGCGAGCGCACATCGTTTCCCACAGAGTGGTACAAAACGGGCATGGCCTTTGGgtatgcactgtgctgcttcatcACTACATCCATTGTGATTTCCATCGTGCACGAACGAGTGCCATCCATAGAGGAGTCTCCGCCCCTGCCGGACAAGTTCTTTGATCTGTTTGATCGCGTGCAGTGGGCATTTTCAATCTGTGAAATCAATGGCATGCTCCTCGTCGCCATCTGGTTCATACAGTGGATCCACCTCAAACACAGGTCAgtgacacacactgtaacacacaccagtaatgtacagatcagtgtgtaacaaagtgtaacacaaactgtaacacacactactaaagtacagatcagtgtgtaacaaagtgtaacacacaccagtaatgtacagatcagtgtgtaacaaactgtaacacaaactgtaacacacaccagtaatgtacagatcagtgtgtaacaaagtgtaacacacaccagtaatgtacagatcagtgtgtaacaaagtgtaacacaaactgtaacacacaccagtaatgtacagatcagtgtgtaacaaactgtaacacaaactgtaacacacaccagtaatgtacagatcagtgtgtaacaaagtgtaacacacaccactaaagtacagatcagtgtgtaacaaagtgtaacacacactactaaagtacagatcagtgtgtaacaaagtgtaacacaaactgtaacacacactactaaagtacagatcagtgtgtaacaaagtgtaacacaaactgtacacacacactgctaaagtacagatcagtgtgtaacaaagtgtaacacaaactgtaacaAACACTACTAAagtacagatcagtgtgtaacaaagtgtaacacaaactgtaacacacactactaaagtacagatcagtgtgtaacaaagtgtaacacaaactgtaacacacaccactaacgtacagatcagtgtgtaacaaagtgtaacacaaactgtaacacacactactaaagtacagatcagtgtgtaacaaagtgtaacacaaactataacacacaccactaacgtacagatcagtgtgtaacaaagtgtaacacaaactgtaacacactactaaagtacagatcagtgtgtaacaaagtgtaacacaaactgtaacacacaccactaacgtacagatcagtgtgtaacaaagtgtaacacaaactgtaacacacactattaaagtacagatcagtgtgtaacaaagtgtaacacaaactgtaacacacaccactaacgtacagatcagtgtgtaacaaagtgtaacacaaactgtaacacactactaaagtacagatcagtgtgtaacaaagtgtaacacaaactgtaacacacactactaaagtacagatcagtgtgtaacaaagtgtaacacaaactgtacacacacactactaaagtacagatcagtgtgtaacaaagtgtaacacaaactgtaacacacactactaaagtacagatcagtgtgtaacaaagtgtaacacaaactgtaacacacactactaaagtacagatcagtgtgtaacaaagtgtaacacaaactgtaacacacactactaaagtacagatcagtgtgtaacaaagtgtaacacaaactgtaacacacactactaaagtacagatcagtgtgtaacaaagtgtaacacaaactgtaacacacactactaaagtacagatcagtgtgtaacaaagtgtaacacaaactgtacacacacactactaaagtacagatcagtgtgtaacaaagtgtaacacaaactgtaacacacactactaaagtacagatcagtgtgtaacaaagtgtaacacaaactgtacacacacactactaaagtacagatcagtgtgtaacaaagtgtaacacaaactgtaacacacactacaaaagtacagctcagtgtgtaacaaagtgtaacacaaactgtaacacacactactaaagTACAGATCATTGTGTAACAAAGtgtaacacaaactgtaacacacactactaaagtacagatcagtgtgtaacaaagtgtaacacaaactgtacacacacactactaaagtacagatcagtgtgtaacaaagtgtaacacaaactgtaacacacactacaaaagtacagatcagtgtgtaacaaagtgtaacacaaactgtaacacacactattaaagtacagatcagtgtgtaacaaagtgtaacacaaactgtaacacacactactaaagtacagatcagtgtgtaacaaagtgtaacacaaactgtaacacacactactaaagtacagatcagtgtgtaacaaagtgtaacacaaactgtaacacacactactaaagtacagatcagtgtgtaacaaagtgtaacacaaactgtaacacactactaaagtacagatcagtgtgtaacaaagtgtaacacaaactgtaacacactactaaagtacagatcagtgtgtaacaaagtgtaacacaaactgtaacacactattaaagtacagatcagtgtgtaacaaagtgtaacacaaactgtaacacactactaaagtacagatcagtgtgtaacaaagtgtaacacaaactgtaacacacaccactaacgtacagatcagtgtgtaacaaagtgtaacacaaactgtaacacactattaaagtacagatcagtgtgtaacaaagtgtaacacaaactgtaacacactattaaaGTACAGATCAGTGAATCTTCTCAGCTTGAGTTGATCTGAATATCACTTTAATAACACACCTCATTATacactaaaaacaaaagaaaaaactcttcagatttctgttcagttttactgtacattttataaatatttaacaagTTCTAACaatacattaattataaaaataaaaagaaggttTGTAGTTagatcattgtgtgtgtgtgtgtgtgtatgtgtgtgtgtgtgtgtgtgtgtgtattagatgaATCTCAGTATATAAATATGTCTGTTAACAAAGTTAGTCCTTTTAGTCTCTATAAACATTATGGTACACTGGCAGTATCACATATCTGATCTTGCATTTTCTTTcggtgcgcgtgtgtgtgcgtgtgtgtgcgtgtgtttgcgtgtgtgtgtgtgtgcgtgtgtgtgtgcatgttcaggTCCATCGTTGGACGgcgttttttctttattgttggAACACTGTACCTCTACCGGTGTGTTACCATGTACATCACCACCTTACCTGTGCCAGGCATGCACTTTAAATGTGCAcccaaggtaacacacacacacacacacacacacacacacacacacacacacacacacacacaaacacacaaagaataCACAATACAACTCAATTACTTCTATGCATAATTTGGCTGtcactaaaattaaaaataaactgtcactttaaattaaaaataaaaacagaatttataAATAGAATCAGGAACtctgtgcacatgtgtgtgcatgtgtgtgcgcatgtgtgtgtgcgcgtgtgtgtgcgcgtgtgtgtagatgtgtgtgcatgtgtgcatgtgtgtgcgtgtggcgtgtgtgcgtgtgcatgtgtgtgtgcgcgcgtgtgtgtgcgcgtgtgtgtgtgcgtgcatgcgtgtgtgcgtgcgtgtgtgcgtgcgtgtgtgtgtgtgcgtgcgtgcgtgcgtgtgtgcgtgcgtgtgtgcgtgcgtgtgtgtgcgcgtgtgtgtgtgtgcaggttcaCTCTTATCAGTGAACACGTGGTGTTCActgataattaataaaaaaatactatgctaatgttatatattaatagttaatagtaAAGTTTAAACTTAAtagttttgttaaataaatgtcatgtaaaatttttttatccatttcaacATTTAGTTCCTAATTAATTAGAATCCTGATTAATTTAGTTCTAGTTAAAAGGTTTAGTAAAAgtttagagaaagaaaatgtgaacatGTAAAAAGCTGTAACGGAGATAAGAGTTTCAGCTCCTTTCAGTGAGTCGTATCACATGACTCGGCTCACTAATAAGACACGACTCCTTAGTTTTTATTCTCAGCTCAGCTCTATTTTGAcctgtgattattttccttaaggCTGAAATCTTTCTCTAAGTCATTAATTActttgtaatgaatgaataaaaatgagaaggaTTTTGGTCAGAATGAGACTCTGAGTCATTGTTCACATGAGCCGACAGCTACAACAACACAAAGCCTTACtgtttagttttcttctctctgttcttATGCTTTTAAatgttgctttatttctttttattctagttttgctttgtttgattCTTTCAGTTGAACATTGTcctgttttctgttgttttgttttttatcaattctctgattttatttgttcttttaattttctcttccttgtattgatcattttatttctttgtgtgtgttacagttgtTTGGTGACAGAGAGGCTCAGCTGAGGCGCATTATGAAGATGATGTTGGGTGGCGGTCTGTCCATCACGGGCTCTCACTCCCTGTGTGGTGATTATCTGTACAGCGGGCACACTGTCATGTTAACACTAACATACCTGTTTATTAAAGA encodes the following:
- the sgms1a gene encoding phosphatidylcholine:ceramide cholinephosphotransferase 1, encoding MEVGSWSAAEVTDWLAEEGMLEYSEALRDVDGEALLRLSEADFQNPPLCLVAGDNGRRLQERLEMLHIAQHIGNHGDNRHVKGHIGNGEILNGAVRNGFRSDAVQIHIPRPSESERTSFPTEWYKTGMAFGYALCCFITTSIVISIVHERVPSIEESPPLPDKFFDLFDRVQWAFSICEINGMLLVAIWFIQWIHLKHRSIVGRRFFFIVGTLYLYRCVTMYITTLPVPGMHFKCAPKLFGDREAQLRRIMKMMLGGGLSITGSHSLCGDYLYSGHTVMLTLTYLFIKEYSPRRFWPYHWMCLALSVSGIFCILWAHDHYTVDVVVAYFITTRLFWWYHTLANQQCLKQDSQINAFSRVWWFRLFSYFERNVQGVVPRHYQMLLPWLRLPCRLSAAGWVKFSFTDSL